The sequence below is a genomic window from Gammaproteobacteria bacterium.
CCTGATTTATTTAATCAGTTCAGAGAAATGAAGTTGACAGTTAAACCCGAAAATATCCAAGGAGGATGATACTCATGTTTAAAAAATTAAGAGATAGAGAAATCAAAGGACACCCGCAAAAACCATTAGATGTTTGTTATGTAGTTTTTTGTGATACTGACCAAATACATGATCTAGAGTATATGAAAGTTTTTTTTTCTGGAGACCCACAGAGTCCAGATATAAGCGAACACTTACGCTATGAAATAGCTTTTGATACAGAACGAAGAGCTGAGCAATATATTCTAGATTATCTCGAAAATCGATTGAATTACTGCCGTGGCTTTAGTCTCATTAAATTTAAAGAATCCAAGGACAAAAATGATTTGGAAGAAAACGCATATTGGATTATAGAAATTGCGGGCAAAGCAAAGGAAGTAACAGCTGCTTTACGGAGCGCTGCTTTACGGAGCGAGCAACCACCCAAATTGAATGAAAAAATAATATCAATAAAAAATAATTTAGAAAACATTCATCTATTGAAAAAAGGGGGGCTGAGTGAGGAGCCTGATGCAAAAACACCAAAACCATCATGAAATCAAACGGAAAATTCAGTGAGAAAGTATTGGCAATTCATAATAATTCGCGCACTATCTCGTTATCCAGAAATCAAATATTGGTAGAATCAGATATTGAAAAGAAGGCAACACCAGGCTTATCTATGATAATCATAAAATACATGTTCACATTCCGAAACAGTCACCAGGAGATTATTCGTGCGACATCTAACTAAATTTTTTTTTCTTATAGGATTATTTATCTCCGGCTCTTCTTATGCCGTAGTCGATCTGGAATTGACCCAAGGTGTACAAGGCGCAATCCCCATCGCCATCGTGCCATTTGCTGGGCAAAAAGCCAACGATCAGTCCCCAGACAATGTAGCCGCTGTGGTGAATGCTGACCTGCAAAACAGCGGCCGCTTTCGCACTATGGATCAGGGCAGTATGGGACAACAGCCGCCCAGCGCTGACCAAGTCGATTTTTCCTACTGGCAAAAACAAAACGTCAGCAATATGGTGGTCGGCAATGTGCAACCTGCCGGAGGCGGCCGCTACCGCGTGCAATTCCAGCTACTTAATGCCTACGCCAACCAAGGCGCTAACAAAAATACCTCGGCAGCTCCCAGCTGGCAGAACAGCGTATTACTTAGCAACTCTTTTACCGTTGATGCCAGCCAATTACGCTCTTTAGCACATCACATCAGCGATTTGGTGTATGAAAATCTCACCGGCGACCGCGGCGTATTCTCCACCCGCATCGCCTACGTCGTTGCACAACAATCTCCCCAAGGTTCACAATATTCTTTAGAAGTCTCGGATATGGATGGCTATAATCCCAAACCGCTGTTAACTTCAAATGAACCGATTATGTCACCTTCGTGGTCACCTGATGGCCGCCGCCTGGCTTATGTGTCGTTTGAAAAAGGTCATACGGCAGTTTATGTACAAGATATCAATAGCGGCAGCCGCCAAGTGGTCAGTGACTTCCCTGGACTGAATAATGCACCGGCCTGGTCACCCGATGGCAATCGCTTAGCCTTAGTCTTAACCCGCACCGGCTATCCCAAAATATTTGTTATGAATCTAGGGTCTAAACAATTAACTCAGGCCACGACAGGAGATTCCATCGATACTGAACCCACTTGGACACCAGATGGCCGCTCTATTTTGTTTACTTCCAACCGCGGTGGCGGCCCACAGATTTACCGCACCAATCTCGGTTCCGGCAATGCACAACGCGTGACTTTTTCCGGCAATTATAATGCCAGCCCGTCCTTGTCACCCGATGGGAAATCACTGGCGTTATTGAATGGCAATAGCAATCG
It includes:
- the tolB gene encoding Tol-Pal system beta propeller repeat protein TolB gives rise to the protein MRHLTKFFFLIGLFISGSSYAVVDLELTQGVQGAIPIAIVPFAGQKANDQSPDNVAAVVNADLQNSGRFRTMDQGSMGQQPPSADQVDFSYWQKQNVSNMVVGNVQPAGGGRYRVQFQLLNAYANQGANKNTSAAPSWQNSVLLSNSFTVDASQLRSLAHHISDLVYENLTGDRGVFSTRIAYVVAQQSPQGSQYSLEVSDMDGYNPKPLLTSNEPIMSPSWSPDGRRLAYVSFEKGHTAVYVQDINSGSRQVVSDFPGLNNAPAWSPDGNRLALVLTRTGYPKIFVMNLGSKQLTQATTGDSIDTEPTWTPDGRSILFTSNRGGGPQIYRTNLGSGNAQRVTFSGNYNASPSLSPDGKSLALLNGNSNRFTIAFQDLSSGRYTGLTQSGNDQSPSIAPNGKMVIYATQAGGRGVLGMVSTDGRVKIVLPARGGEVREPAWGPFLN